In the genome of Paenibacillus sp. FSL R5-0766, one region contains:
- a CDS encoding regulatory protein RecX — protein sequence MDQHDEDLYEEAEQDGLSQFPDNEELIITRVERTKSRQARYRITFGIHSITVLEDVMIKYRMTQGNTFMKKDLEEIIVADERQRTYAQSLRFLEHKPRTRHELSQKLRQKEFAAPLIEEALDRLERENLVDDDLFAKEWTRQRMEGKRKGKLWIRQELRQKGIANDLIVEALEGISTDAEFETALSAGRKKWNQVKGDVKEKKNKTLPFLMRRGFSMDMVRRVVNCLIEEDEAGDPEDDEALLWD from the coding sequence ATGGATCAACATGACGAGGATTTATATGAAGAAGCAGAACAGGACGGCCTATCCCAATTTCCGGACAACGAAGAACTTATTATTACACGTGTAGAACGAACGAAGAGCAGGCAAGCTCGTTATCGAATCACTTTTGGCATCCACTCCATTACGGTTCTTGAAGATGTGATGATTAAATACAGGATGACTCAAGGTAATACGTTTATGAAGAAGGATCTGGAGGAAATCATTGTAGCTGACGAGCGACAGCGGACGTATGCACAGTCTCTGCGTTTTTTGGAGCATAAACCGCGCACACGCCATGAATTAAGTCAGAAACTTCGTCAGAAGGAGTTTGCTGCACCTTTGATTGAAGAGGCGCTGGATCGGCTTGAGCGGGAGAACCTGGTGGATGACGATCTATTTGCGAAGGAATGGACAAGACAGCGTATGGAGGGCAAGCGGAAGGGAAAACTGTGGATAAGGCAAGAGCTGCGGCAAAAGGGCATTGCCAATGATCTCATTGTTGAGGCACTAGAAGGGATCAGTACAGATGCGGAATTTGAGACTGCCTTGAGTGCAGGACGCAAAAAATGGAATCAGGTCAAAGGGGACGTCAAAGAGAAGAAAAATAAAACGCTTCCCTTCCTAATGAGACGTGGTTTTTCAATGGATATGGTGCGCCGGGTCGTGAATTGTTTAATTGAAGAAGATGAGGCTGGGGACCCTGAAGATGACGAAGCGTTGTTATGGGATTAG